One region of Trichoderma breve strain T069 chromosome 7 map unlocalized scaffold00007, whole genome shotgun sequence genomic DNA includes:
- a CDS encoding mitochondrial carrier protein domain-containing protein yields the protein MAHSALPSDKVLGMPPFMADFLMGGVSAAVSKTAAAPIERVKLLIQNQDEMIKAGRLDRRYNGIGECFKRTIADEGFVSLWRGNTANVIRYFPTQALNFAFRDKFKKMFGYKKDRDGYAMWMVGNLASGGAAGATAAGIAAYPLDTIRRRMMMTSGEAVKYKSSFDAAKQIIAKNGVRALFNGAGANILRGVAGAGALSIYDQLQVILFGKTFKGE from the exons ATGGCTCATTCGGCACTGCCCTCTGACAAGGTCCTGGGAATGCCGCCCTTCATGGCCGATTTCCTCATGGGAGGTGTCTCTGCCGCCGTCTCCAAGACCGCTGCCGCTCCCATCGAGCGAgtcaagctcctcatccAGAACCAAGATGAAATGATCAAAGCCGGCCGCCTGGACCGCAGATATAACGGCATAGGCGAATGCTTCAAGCGCACAATAGCTGACGAGGGTTTTGTTAGCTTATGGCGCGGTAACACGGCGAATGTGATTCGGTATTTTCCCACGCAAGCTCTCAACTTTGCCTTTCGCGACAAGTTCAAGAAGATGTTTGGCTATAAGAAAGATCGCGACGGCTACGCCATGTGGATGGTGGGAAATTTGGCTTCGGGAGGCGCTGCCGGAGCGACTG CGGCGGGCATCGCTGCCTATCCGCTAGACACCATCCGCCGGcgcatgatgatgacttcgGGAGAGGCAGTCAAGTATAAAAGCTCGTTTGATGCAGCTAAGCAGATTATTGCGAAGAATGGAGTGCGAGCTCTCTTTAATGGCGCTGGAGCAAACATTCTTCGAGGTGTTGCTGGGGCTGGCGCCTTGTCAATCTATGATCAGCTTCAGGTTATTCTATTTGGCAAGACGTTCAAGGGTGAATGA